One window of Pyxicephalus adspersus chromosome 4, UCB_Pads_2.0, whole genome shotgun sequence genomic DNA carries:
- the LOC140328638 gene encoding G-protein coupled receptor 87-like — MSVAEDRKGEVYVNMTSHGSNSTALTELLRIIFPVLYLIIFLASVMLNGLAVWIFFHIRNKTSFILYLKNIMVADLLMTISFPFKIVQTSGIAPWHFNVYLCRYTSILYYTSMYISIVFLGLISIDRYLKVVKPFGSSKMYSIKFTKMVSICVWTTMFLFALPNVILTNVQPTRENVSDCKKLKSPVGAKWQEATSYINMFLFFTVMVVLIVCYISISRHIQKSSKPFISCSSRTRRHNQSIRVVVAVFFVCFLPYHLSGLPFLLNQLVKVLEKDVYHILTYCKEATLFLSACNVCLDPIIYFFMCRSFSQRLFNRSSIRSRSESIKSLQSVRKSEVRIYCEFTEV; from the exons ATGTCTGTAGCAG aAGACAGAAAAGGAGAAGTGTATGTTAACATGACAAGCCACGGAAGTAACTCTACAGCTCTCACAGAACTTCTAAGAATCATCTTTCCTGTGCTATACCTTATAATATTCCTAGCAAGCGTCATGCTGAATGGTCTTGCTGTCTGGATTTTCTTCCACATCAGGAACAAGACTAGCTTCATTTTGTATCTCAAGAATATAATGGTCGCTGACCTGCTCATGACAATTTCCTTTCCATTTAAAATCGTACAGACCTCTGGGATTGCTCCATGGCATTTCAATGTCTACCTCTGCCGCTATACCAGCATCTTGTACTATACAAGCATGTACATCAGCATTGTTTTCCTTGGGCTTATAAGTATTGACAGATACCTAAAAGTGGTGAAACCATTTGGCAGTTCAAAAATGTACAGCATCAAGTTTACAAAGATGGTGTCTATATGTGTATGGACGACAATGTTCTTGTTTGCCTTACCAAATGTTATCCTTACAAACGTGCAGCCAACCAGAGAAAATGTCAGTGACTGCAAAAAACTCAAGAGCCCAGTTGGAGCTAAATGGCAGGAAGCGACTTCTTATATcaatatgtttttgttctttactgTGATGGTGGTATTAATTGTATGTTACATTTCAATATCGCGCCACATCCAAAAGTCCAGCAAACCTTTTATCAGTTGTTCAAGCCGGACACGAAGGCACAACCAGAGCATACGGGTTGTTGTGGCagtgttttttgtatgtttcctGCCCTACCATCTTTCTGGGTTGCCCTTTCTCCTCAACCAGCTGGTTAAAGTTCTGGAAAAGGATGTATATCACATCCTAACATACTGCAAGGAAGCCACTCTTTTTCTCTCAGCCTGCAATGTGTGTCTGGACCCTATCATTTATTTCTTCATGTGCAGATCCTTCTCTCAGAGGCTGTTCAACAGATCTAGCATTCGATCAAGGAGTGAGAGCATAAAATCCCTACAGAGTGTGCGGAAATCAGAAGTACGGATATACTGTGAATTTACAGAGGTGTGA